From Paenibacillus graminis, a single genomic window includes:
- a CDS encoding ABC transporter permease, translating to MNFRQFAYRNVARNKRKYAAYFVSSAFSVMVFFLCALFIYHPAISQDMILGAAARTMMAAEAIIYLFCSLFVLVSVGSFLQSRKLEFGILLMHGMTKRQLKLMVFLENMMIGSLAILTGTLLGLLLGKLFLMIGSGFLGIEPLEFHLSWQAPVLTICSFVLLFMLISLLTFAFIGSESPHGLFRGGGRGETEPKVSGGLALLSGLLLLAGYALAAATTAATVEIMMFPVVLITVSGTYLFYTQLSLYIVGVLRKLRRFYWKHTHILTFSGLSYRWKDNGRMFFMVTIVSAVSFTSVGVFASIHTLSRELKLDYPAAVGYVAKGGGYVSSEKQDLQGITAELERLDLPYETLRIPLKYAAIVSQTGPDHTKQLPLMSYSNYKLALRHAGFISDEPPLEGNKGLVMIGSQRDRSLTAARFKATYSLKQGIQIQEIGYTQHVPIAEYLLPELDGRGGGDFSGLVVSDSLYNGIVPVHQDWYTGFYMEDFPRTTGVASELAATGKVPYEAKSPFAVVISGTLFEIQRTLYSTMLFASLLVGTVFFIAAGSFLYFRLYMDLDHDRLQYSTLSKMGLTDRELDRIATLQLALMFFVPVLLAVLHSLFAFIALQRLFYLSIAAETGAVLTGYLAAQTLYFFFIRSRYLRNLKKNLI from the coding sequence ATGAACTTCCGGCAGTTCGCCTATAGGAATGTAGCACGGAACAAGCGGAAATATGCCGCGTATTTCGTCAGCAGTGCTTTTTCGGTCATGGTCTTTTTTCTGTGTGCACTGTTTATCTACCATCCGGCCATTTCGCAGGATATGATTCTCGGTGCAGCGGCCAGAACCATGATGGCGGCCGAAGCAATCATCTATCTTTTTTGTTCCCTGTTCGTGCTTGTGTCGGTTGGCTCCTTCCTGCAATCGCGCAAGCTGGAATTCGGCATTCTGCTGATGCACGGCATGACCAAGCGGCAGCTGAAGCTGATGGTTTTTCTGGAAAATATGATGATCGGCAGCTTAGCCATCCTCACCGGCACGCTGCTTGGACTGCTGCTGGGCAAGCTGTTTTTGATGATCGGGTCCGGCTTCCTGGGTATCGAACCTTTGGAATTCCATCTGTCCTGGCAGGCACCGGTGCTGACGATCTGCAGCTTTGTCCTGCTGTTTATGCTGATCTCGCTGCTGACCTTTGCCTTCATCGGCAGTGAATCGCCGCACGGCTTGTTCCGGGGCGGAGGCAGAGGGGAAACAGAGCCTAAGGTATCGGGCGGGCTTGCGTTATTATCGGGTCTGCTGCTGCTGGCCGGTTATGCTCTGGCAGCTGCAACAACAGCCGCAACTGTAGAAATCATGATGTTTCCTGTTGTGCTGATCACGGTTTCTGGTACCTATCTTTTTTACACACAGCTCAGCTTGTATATTGTGGGGGTGCTGCGGAAGCTCCGGCGCTTCTATTGGAAGCACACGCATATCCTAACATTCTCGGGGCTTTCGTACCGCTGGAAGGATAATGGCCGGATGTTTTTTATGGTCACCATTGTATCTGCGGTCTCCTTTACCTCGGTCGGGGTGTTTGCCTCGATCCACACCTTGTCACGGGAGCTGAAGCTGGATTATCCTGCGGCTGTCGGTTATGTGGCTAAGGGAGGCGGGTACGTTTCCTCGGAAAAGCAGGACCTGCAGGGGATTACCGCAGAGCTGGAACGGTTAGACCTGCCTTACGAAACCCTGCGGATTCCGCTCAAATACGCGGCTATAGTCTCACAGACCGGTCCTGACCATACAAAACAGCTCCCGCTGATGTCATACAGTAATTACAAGCTTGCCTTGCGGCATGCAGGCTTCATCTCAGACGAGCCTCCTCTTGAGGGGAATAAAGGACTGGTGATGATTGGTTCCCAGCGTGACCGCAGCCTGACCGCTGCGCGGTTCAAGGCAACCTACTCGCTTAAGCAAGGAATCCAGATTCAAGAGATTGGCTATACGCAGCATGTGCCCATTGCGGAATATCTGCTTCCGGAGCTGGACGGCAGAGGCGGCGGGGACTTCAGCGGACTCGTGGTCAGCGACAGCCTGTACAACGGAATTGTCCCGGTGCACCAGGACTGGTATACCGGGTTCTATATGGAGGATTTTCCCCGGACAACAGGGGTAGCCTCAGAGCTGGCCGCCACAGGAAAAGTGCCCTATGAAGCAAAGTCCCCTTTTGCTGTCGTAATCAGCGGCACCTTGTTCGAAATTCAACGCACGCTGTACAGCACGATGCTGTTCGCTTCACTGCTGGTCGGGACAGTGTTCTTCATTGCGGCAGGCAGCTTTCTCTATTTCCGTCTTTATATGGACCTGGACCATGACCGTCTGCAGTATTCGACCCTGTCCAAAATGGGCCTGACCGACCGGGAGCTGGACCGCATTGCCACGCTGCAGCTGGCACTTATGTTTTTTGTTCCGGTGCTGCTGGCGGTTCTGCACAGCTTGTTTGCCTTTATTGCGCTGCAGCGGCTGTTCTATCTATCCATCGCTGCCGAGACCGGGGCAGTACTGACCGGTTATCTGGCTGCCCAGACGCTGTACTTCTTCTTCATCCGCAGCCGCTATTTGCGCAACCTCAAGAAAAATCTCATCTAG
- a CDS encoding MarR family winged helix-turn-helix transcriptional regulator: MKNPLEGGLITSWLSLTHIQMKVAGELEAKLQENFGWSLNEFYLMFFLSEAPEKKLRLQQLEAMVGLSQSAVSRLVSRFEAKGCGALQRTVCDDDRRSIYTSLTPLGQEKVDRAQVTVNEVLHEAFPRAETKLLLEQMLQLPQQ, from the coding sequence ATGAAAAATCCCCTTGAAGGCGGGCTGATCACCAGTTGGCTAAGCTTAACTCATATACAAATGAAGGTTGCGGGTGAACTGGAAGCGAAATTGCAGGAGAACTTTGGATGGTCGCTCAACGAATTCTATCTGATGTTCTTCCTGTCCGAAGCGCCGGAGAAGAAGCTCCGCCTGCAGCAGCTGGAGGCGATGGTCGGGCTCAGCCAGAGTGCCGTCTCCAGGCTGGTCAGCCGCTTTGAAGCGAAGGGCTGCGGGGCACTGCAAAGAACGGTATGCGACGACGACCGCAGAAGTATCTATACCTCCCTGACCCCTCTCGGCCAGGAAAAGGTAGACCGTGCACAAGTGACGGTGAACGAGGTGCTTCATGAAGCTTTTCCCCGTGCGGAAACCAAGCTGTTGCTGGAGCAAATGCTGCAGCTCCCGCAGCAATAA
- a CDS encoding sensor histidine kinase produces the protein MKLFLREQSPLIVIYLAQLLMITLVYRLDGSSGVNVSLYAGLLSTCLLLAYLAYRYFSNRSFYERLLNLPASLDDSGGPAQSSPLAESLRRLLAHQFRLYQNDLHSYRHKLEEHIHFINQWVHGMKTPLSVIHLIIQGKDGPPFTAIGDELDRLKKGLDTVLYTARLDTFEHDFYVERLELAAVVRGVTSEQKRLFIRKRVFPAITVENGLLITSDEKWLSFVLTQLITNALRYTVEEGRFVHFYGYTGEQGRPVLEVRDEGVGIPPGDLPRVFDAYFTGVNGRSFQESTGMGLYLVKQICGKLGHEVGISSEVEKGTTVRIMF, from the coding sequence ATGAAGCTCTTTTTGCGTGAACAGTCGCCTCTGATTGTCATCTATCTGGCTCAGCTCCTGATGATCACCCTGGTGTACCGTCTGGACGGAAGCAGCGGAGTGAACGTAAGCCTGTATGCAGGCCTGCTCAGCACCTGTCTGCTGCTGGCTTATCTGGCGTACCGCTATTTCTCCAACCGTTCCTTTTACGAACGTCTGCTGAATCTCCCCGCCTCGCTGGATGACTCCGGCGGACCTGCCCAGAGCTCTCCGCTGGCGGAGAGCCTGCGCAGACTGCTGGCCCACCAGTTCCGCCTGTACCAGAACGATCTGCACAGCTACCGCCACAAGCTGGAGGAGCATATTCACTTCATTAACCAGTGGGTGCATGGCATGAAGACCCCGCTGTCGGTCATCCACCTCATCATCCAGGGCAAGGACGGGCCTCCTTTTACGGCCATCGGGGATGAGCTGGACCGGCTCAAGAAAGGGCTGGATACCGTGCTTTACACAGCCCGCCTGGATACCTTCGAACATGATTTCTATGTGGAGCGGCTGGAGCTTGCGGCGGTTGTGCGGGGCGTGACCTCGGAGCAGAAACGGCTGTTTATCCGCAAACGCGTATTCCCGGCCATTACGGTAGAGAACGGCCTGCTCATTACCTCAGACGAAAAATGGCTGTCCTTTGTGCTGACCCAGCTCATTACCAATGCGCTGCGGTATACGGTGGAGGAAGGGCGGTTTGTGCATTTTTACGGATATACGGGGGAGCAGGGCAGGCCAGTACTGGAGGTGCGTGATGAAGGAGTGGGTATTCCGCCCGGCGATTTGCCGCGTGTGTTCGATGCTTATTTTACGGGAGTCAACGGGCGCAGCTTCCAGGAATCCACTGGGATGGGCCTCTATTTGGTGAAGCAGATCTGCGGCAAGCTGGGGCATGAGGTGGGAATTTCCTCGGAGGTGGAAAAGGGGACTACGGTGCGGATTATGTTTTGA
- a CDS encoding undecaprenyl-diphosphate phosphatase has product MELLTIIKAIILGIVEGLTEFAPVSSTGHMIIVDDMWLKSMDFLGKYTANTFKVVIQLGSILAVVVIFRNRFIDLLGLKRFSRKELTAVPEGQPAVETAGRLKLAQVIVGLIPAGVLGFLFEDYIDEHLFSTATVLIGLVVGAILMICADLFAPKKIKAESVDQITYRQALSVGLIQCLSLWPGFSRSGSTISGGVLLGMSHRAAADFTFIMAVPIMAGASLISLLKNWQYFTLDALPFFIAGFISAFLFALLSMRFFLKLINRIKLMPFAIYRIILAAVVYLVWF; this is encoded by the coding sequence ATGGAGCTGCTGACTATTATTAAAGCTATCATTCTCGGAATTGTAGAAGGGTTGACCGAATTTGCTCCGGTATCCTCCACCGGCCATATGATTATTGTCGATGATATGTGGCTGAAATCGATGGATTTTCTCGGAAAATATACGGCTAACACCTTCAAAGTCGTGATCCAGTTGGGTTCAATCCTGGCCGTAGTGGTGATCTTCCGCAACCGGTTCATTGATCTGCTGGGCCTGAAGCGCTTCAGCCGCAAGGAGCTGACAGCGGTGCCGGAAGGCCAGCCGGCCGTTGAAACTGCGGGACGGCTGAAGCTGGCGCAGGTCATTGTAGGCCTCATTCCTGCCGGCGTGCTGGGATTTCTGTTCGAGGATTATATTGATGAGCATTTATTCTCAACGGCTACGGTGCTGATCGGCCTGGTCGTTGGAGCTATTCTGATGATCTGTGCGGACCTGTTCGCCCCCAAAAAGATCAAAGCGGAGAGTGTCGATCAAATTACATATAGGCAGGCGCTATCGGTCGGACTGATCCAGTGCTTGTCGCTCTGGCCGGGCTTCTCGCGGTCCGGATCAACGATCTCCGGCGGCGTTCTGCTCGGCATGAGCCACCGGGCCGCTGCCGATTTCACCTTTATTATGGCGGTGCCGATCATGGCCGGTGCCAGCCTGATTTCACTGCTGAAGAACTGGCAGTATTTCACGCTGGATGCCTTGCCGTTCTTCATTGCCGGGTTCATCAGCGCCTTTCTGTTCGCGCTGCTGTCCATGCGCTTCTTCCTGAAGCTGATCAACCGGATCAAGCTGATGCCGTTCGCTATCTACCGGATTATTCTGGCTGCGGTGGTTTACCTGGTGTGGTTCTAG
- the metE gene encoding 5-methyltetrahydropteroyltriglutamate--homocysteine S-methyltransferase, translated as MTNKITTSNLGYPRIGKNREWKKALEAYWSGKVSEQDFLAQMAGIQLQHLQSQQKAGIDLIPVNDFTYYDHVLDTAVMFGVVPQRYAYNGGAVPLDLYFAMARGSASAPACEMTKWFNTNYHYIVPEIGSLTPQLTENKPLAAYRFAKTQAGIEGKPVIVGLYTFLKLSKGFPAAETGEVAARFLPVYIQLLQELEQEGVAWVQIDEPAVVTGLAPEDIELLKTIYGAISAAVPGLKLILQTYFEAAEPLEALLELPVQAIGLDFVHDGGANLEAVERLGWPADKWLGAGIIDGRSIWRADPDAKLGLIQKLAAHVPLDRLILQPSSSLLHVPVTVQSESKLKPAVKQALAFADEKLAELGLLAAAAGGGNGNAAAQLAESREALAAFRALPERGRQDVAEQVRRLDALPDSRSLPFAERVKLQQAKWKLPLLPTTTIGSFPQTAEVRQARLKWRKGVWNEERYDAFVRRQIAEAITLQEELGLDVLVHGEFERTDMVEFFGEKLAGYLFTQNGWVQSYGSRCVKPPVIYADVAFIQPMTVKESVYAQSLTRLPVKGMLTGPVTILNWSFVRDDLSREEVAKQIALALRHEVQALEDAGIEMIQVDEPAIREGLPLKAEDHEHYLNWAVRSFRVATNHVKDTTQVHTHMCYSEFNDMIGAISAMDADVISIETSRSHGELIAAFENDDYDKGIGLGVYDIHSPRVPEVEEMTQNIERALRVLDAGQFWINPDCGLKTRGWEETEAALRNMVLAAANVRKNNA; from the coding sequence ATGACAAACAAGATTACTACCAGCAATCTGGGGTACCCGAGAATCGGTAAAAACCGCGAGTGGAAAAAAGCGCTGGAGGCCTACTGGTCCGGCAAAGTGAGTGAGCAGGATTTCCTTGCCCAAATGGCTGGAATTCAGCTTCAGCATCTGCAGTCGCAGCAAAAAGCCGGTATCGATCTGATTCCGGTGAATGATTTTACCTACTACGATCATGTGCTGGACACCGCTGTAATGTTCGGCGTTGTTCCACAGCGTTATGCTTATAACGGCGGGGCCGTTCCGCTCGATCTGTATTTCGCCATGGCCCGCGGCAGCGCATCCGCCCCGGCCTGTGAGATGACCAAATGGTTCAATACCAATTACCACTACATCGTGCCTGAAATCGGCAGCCTAACCCCGCAGCTTACAGAGAACAAACCGCTGGCCGCCTACCGCTTCGCTAAAACGCAGGCTGGCATTGAAGGCAAGCCGGTTATAGTTGGACTTTATACCTTCCTGAAGCTGTCCAAGGGGTTCCCGGCAGCGGAAACCGGAGAAGTTGCTGCGCGGTTCCTGCCGGTTTATATTCAGCTGCTGCAAGAGCTGGAGCAGGAGGGTGTTGCCTGGGTGCAGATCGACGAACCGGCGGTCGTTACCGGGCTGGCTCCGGAAGATATAGAGCTGCTGAAGACCATATATGGTGCGATTTCCGCAGCAGTTCCCGGGCTGAAGCTGATCCTGCAGACCTATTTTGAAGCGGCGGAACCGCTGGAAGCCTTGCTGGAGCTGCCGGTACAAGCCATTGGCCTCGACTTCGTCCATGATGGCGGCGCCAATCTGGAAGCGGTTGAACGCCTTGGCTGGCCGGCTGATAAATGGCTGGGTGCCGGCATTATTGACGGGCGCAGCATCTGGCGCGCCGACCCTGATGCCAAGCTCGGCCTGATCCAGAAGCTGGCCGCCCATGTCCCGCTGGACCGGCTGATTCTCCAGCCATCCTCAAGCCTGCTGCACGTGCCGGTAACCGTGCAGAGCGAAAGCAAGCTGAAACCTGCCGTGAAGCAGGCACTGGCCTTCGCTGACGAGAAGCTGGCAGAGCTTGGCCTGCTCGCTGCAGCCGCCGGCGGCGGGAACGGTAACGCTGCGGCGCAGCTTGCGGAGAGCCGTGAAGCGCTGGCCGCCTTCCGCGCCCTTCCTGAACGCGGACGCCAGGATGTAGCGGAGCAGGTCCGCAGGCTGGACGCGCTTCCGGACAGCCGCAGCCTGCCTTTTGCAGAGCGCGTGAAGCTGCAGCAGGCGAAGTGGAAGCTGCCGCTGCTGCCCACGACAACCATCGGCAGCTTTCCGCAGACGGCAGAGGTGCGGCAGGCGCGTCTCAAATGGCGCAAAGGCGTATGGAACGAGGAGCGCTATGACGCGTTCGTCCGCCGCCAAATCGCGGAGGCGATTACCCTTCAGGAGGAGCTGGGCCTGGATGTGCTGGTCCACGGGGAGTTCGAGCGGACAGATATGGTCGAATTCTTCGGTGAGAAGCTGGCCGGTTATCTGTTCACCCAGAATGGCTGGGTGCAGTCCTACGGCTCCCGCTGTGTGAAGCCTCCGGTCATCTATGCGGATGTCGCTTTTATTCAGCCCATGACCGTCAAGGAGAGCGTCTATGCCCAGTCGCTGACAAGGCTCCCGGTAAAAGGGATGCTGACCGGTCCGGTAACGATCCTGAACTGGTCGTTCGTCCGCGATGATCTCAGCCGTGAAGAGGTCGCCAAGCAAATCGCGCTGGCCCTGCGTCATGAAGTGCAGGCGCTGGAGGATGCCGGCATCGAGATGATCCAGGTGGATGAGCCGGCGATCCGTGAAGGGCTGCCGCTGAAGGCAGAGGACCATGAGCATTATCTCAATTGGGCGGTGCGGTCCTTCCGGGTGGCAACCAATCATGTAAAAGATACCACGCAGGTGCACACCCATATGTGCTACAGCGAGTTCAACGATATGATCGGGGCCATTTCGGCCATGGATGCCGATGTCATCTCTATTGAAACCTCGCGCAGCCATGGGGAGCTGATCGCTGCTTTTGAAAATGATGACTATGATAAAGGAATTGGCCTGGGCGTCTATGATATTCACAGCCCCCGTGTACCGGAAGTAGAGGAGATGACTCAAAATATTGAGCGCGCCCTGCGTGTGCTGGATGCCGGACAATTCTGGATTAATCCGGACTGCGGGCTGAAGACACGGGGGTGGGAGGAGACAGAAGCGGCGCTGCGCAACATGGTGCTGGCAGCGGCAAATGTGCGGAAGAATAACGCTTGA
- a CDS encoding NADH:flavin oxidoreductase/NADH oxidase — MKDLFTPYELQDLKLKNRVVMPPMCQYSVANKDGIATDWHYNHYVSRAVGGTGLIIMEMTDVDPDGRITDYDLGIWSDDHIPALARIVEACHSYGAKVGVQIAHAGRKAEDAPLPVAPSAIPFSAEYKTPRELTTEEVKAMVQKFQAGVERAVQAGFDVIELHGAHGYLIHQFHSPLTNKRTDEYGKDLTRFGREVIQAAKKVMPEGMPLIMRISAQEYVEGGYGLRESVEIGRAYKEAGADIFHVSAGGEGAIAAEGKPGTHAAYQVPLARAFKHELNVPVIAVGRLDEAVLANAVIGNDEADLVAVGRGMLRNPYWTLEAGVQLGKDAGLPKQYELGFPRSRR, encoded by the coding sequence ATGAAGGACTTATTCACCCCCTATGAGCTGCAGGATTTGAAATTGAAAAACCGTGTCGTTATGCCCCCCATGTGCCAATATTCCGTTGCCAATAAGGATGGCATCGCCACGGATTGGCACTACAATCACTATGTAAGCCGTGCGGTCGGCGGTACAGGACTTATTATTATGGAGATGACCGATGTCGATCCGGATGGCCGGATTACCGATTATGACCTTGGAATCTGGTCAGATGATCATATTCCCGCATTGGCAAGAATCGTTGAAGCGTGCCACTCTTATGGCGCCAAGGTAGGCGTACAGATTGCCCATGCCGGACGTAAAGCCGAGGATGCTCCGCTACCTGTAGCCCCTTCCGCCATTCCTTTTAGTGCCGAGTATAAAACTCCGCGCGAGCTGACCACTGAAGAAGTAAAGGCAATGGTTCAGAAATTCCAGGCTGGCGTTGAGCGGGCCGTTCAGGCCGGTTTTGATGTCATTGAGCTGCACGGGGCACACGGTTATCTGATCCACCAGTTCCATTCCCCTTTGACCAATAAACGGACGGATGAATATGGTAAGGACCTGACGCGGTTCGGCAGAGAAGTCATCCAGGCGGCCAAAAAGGTAATGCCGGAGGGAATGCCTCTAATTATGCGTATTTCCGCACAGGAATATGTGGAAGGCGGCTACGGCCTCCGCGAGAGTGTGGAGATCGGCAGAGCGTATAAGGAAGCCGGAGCTGATATTTTCCATGTCAGTGCCGGTGGTGAAGGTGCTATTGCTGCTGAAGGCAAACCGGGAACTCACGCTGCCTATCAGGTTCCGCTTGCCCGTGCGTTCAAGCACGAGCTGAATGTTCCGGTGATTGCCGTCGGACGTTTGGATGAGGCTGTGCTGGCTAACGCGGTTATCGGCAACGATGAAGCCGATCTGGTCGCTGTGGGACGGGGCATGCTGAGAAACCCGTACTGGACCCTGGAAGCCGGTGTACAGCTCGGCAAGGACGCGGGTCTGCCCAAGCAATACGAGCTTGGCTTCCCCCGTTCCCGAAGATAA
- a CDS encoding DedA family protein, protein MKTWITDIMEQFGYAGIFLMLALENIFPPIPSEVILPFGGFMTTTSGLTIPGVLIASTAGSLLGAVILYWIGRLLDVSRMERIVDRYGKWIRINKSDIRKADAWFDKYGYWTVLFCRMVPLVRSLISIPAGMSGMKFGLFMLFTAIGTLGWNTLLILLGAALGESWEDIGGYIDTYSSVVYVLLAGGILVLGLLYLRKRRTAGKARS, encoded by the coding sequence ATGAAAACATGGATTACAGATATCATGGAGCAGTTCGGATATGCCGGAATTTTTCTGATGCTGGCCTTGGAAAATATATTCCCGCCGATTCCCTCGGAGGTCATCCTGCCGTTTGGCGGATTTATGACCACGACTTCCGGGCTTACGATTCCCGGTGTGCTGATCGCCTCAACGGCAGGCTCGCTGCTTGGAGCGGTGATTCTGTACTGGATTGGCCGGCTGCTGGATGTCAGCAGAATGGAGCGGATCGTGGACCGCTACGGCAAATGGATCCGGATCAACAAAAGCGATATCCGCAAAGCGGATGCCTGGTTTGACAAATACGGCTACTGGACAGTGCTGTTCTGCCGGATGGTGCCGCTGGTGCGCAGCCTGATCTCGATTCCGGCAGGCATGTCGGGAATGAAGTTTGGACTCTTCATGCTGTTTACGGCGATCGGCACGCTGGGCTGGAATACTCTTCTGATCCTCCTGGGGGCTGCACTCGGCGAGTCGTGGGAGGACATTGGAGGCTATATCGACACGTATTCCAGTGTTGTATATGTCCTGCTTGCCGGAGGAATTCTCGTGCTGGGTCTGCTGTATCTCCGCAAACGCCGTACCGCAGGGAAGGCGCGCAGCTAG
- a CDS encoding ABC transporter ATP-binding protein → MPILDVHNLSKIYEGKVSTHALNHIRFAVEKGEFVGIMGPSGSGKTTLLNVIATIDEPTSGEVMVNGRNPGELGSKDKALFRRKELGFVFQHFNLLDTLTVEENVVLPLTLAGFTVKEMEKRLGEVADRLGIRALLDKRTCEISGGQMQRVAIARAMIHRPSLILADEPTGSLDSKAAGEVMNLLAEVNGAEGTTVLMVTHDAVAASFCHRVIFIKDGRFHSEMYRGSSRAAFFQNIIDMLSLLGGAGHELPAVRL, encoded by the coding sequence TTGCCCATATTAGACGTCCACAATTTATCCAAAATATATGAAGGCAAGGTTTCGACTCACGCCTTGAACCATATTCGCTTTGCTGTGGAGAAAGGCGAGTTCGTGGGCATTATGGGACCTTCGGGCAGCGGTAAAACCACACTGCTTAACGTAATCGCCACAATTGATGAGCCGACCTCAGGGGAAGTGATGGTCAATGGCCGGAACCCGGGGGAGCTGGGGAGCAAGGACAAGGCATTGTTCCGCCGTAAGGAGCTGGGGTTTGTCTTCCAGCATTTCAACCTGCTTGACACACTAACCGTGGAGGAGAATGTTGTGCTGCCGCTGACGCTGGCCGGGTTCACAGTGAAGGAAATGGAGAAACGGCTTGGGGAGGTGGCTGACCGGCTCGGCATCCGTGCACTTTTGGACAAGCGGACCTGCGAAATTTCCGGCGGACAGATGCAGCGGGTGGCCATCGCCCGGGCAATGATCCACCGGCCCTCGCTGATTTTGGCCGATGAGCCTACAGGAAGCCTGGACTCGAAAGCCGCCGGCGAAGTCATGAACCTGCTTGCAGAAGTGAATGGAGCAGAAGGAACGACGGTACTTATGGTCACACATGACGCCGTAGCCGCGAGCTTTTGCCACCGGGTAATCTTCATCAAAGACGGGCGCTTTCACAGCGAGATGTACCGGGGCAGCAGCAGAGCGGCCTTCTTCCAGAACATTATCGACATGCTGTCGCTGCTGGGAGGCGCGGGCCATGAACTTCCGGCAGTTCGCCTATAG